Proteins found in one Carassius auratus strain Wakin chromosome 12, ASM336829v1, whole genome shotgun sequence genomic segment:
- the exoc7 gene encoding exocyst complex component 7 isoform X4, with translation MIPTEDASARKREIEDKLQQEQETLSFIRESLEKSDQLTKGMVSILSSFESRLMQLENSIIPVHKQTENLQRLQENVDKTLSCMDHVISYYHVAKDTDKIIREGPAGRLDEYLACIAKIQKAVEYFQDNNPDSPELNTVKARFEKGKELLEAEFRSLLTRYSKPVPPVLILDAIGGDEDMEVQEDVTLEHLPEAVLQDIICISAWLLEYGRNQDFMNVYFQVRSSQLDRSIKGLKEHFRKNSASSAIHSPAVQTKRKETPTKKPPKRPGTIRKAQNLLKQYSQHGLDGKKGSNLTPLEGFDHDLRGVKHLSDDKHGAAAGKDDVLDIEIDSYIHCISAFVKLAQSEYALLTEIIPEHHQKKTFDSLIQEALDNLMLEGDNIVSAARRAIMRHDYSAVLTIFPILRHLKQTKPDFDATLQGTAASTKNKLPALITSMESIGAKALEEFADSIKNDPDKEYNMPKDGTVHELTSNAILFLQQLLDFQETAGAMLASQESSSSASSYSSEFSRRLLSTYIYKVLGNLQLNLSNKAKVYEDPALRAVFLHNNYNYILKSLEKSELIQLVAVTHKKVESSYRELIEQEIQNYQRSWLRVTEHLTERNIPAFQPGTKLKDKERQIIKDKFKGFNDGLEELCKIQQGWAVPDKEQRDAIRQAEKRVVSEAYRAFLHRCANISFTKNPEKYHRYSPEQVEDMIDRLFDTSA, from the exons ATGATCCCAACCGAAGACGCGTCCGCTCGGAAGCGGGAGATCGAGGACAAACTCCAGCAG GAGCAAGAAACTCTGTCTTTTATTCGTGAAAGCCTGGAGAAGAGTGATCAGCTCACTAAAGGAATG GTGTCCATCCTGTCCTCGTTCGAGAGCCGTCTGATGCAGCTGGAGAACTCCATCATCCCGGTCCATAAGCAGACGGAGAACCTGCAGCGACTGCAGGAGAACGTGGATAAAACCCTCTCCTGCATGGATCACGTCATCAGTTATTATCACGTGGCCAAAGACACCGACAAGATCATCCGGGAAGG GCCTGCAGGTCGTCTGGATGAGTATCTGGCCTGCATCGCAAAGATCCAGAAAGCCGTGGAGTATTTTCAGGACAACAATCCCGACAGTCCCGAGCTCAACACAGTG AAAGCACGCTTCGAGAAGGGGAAGGAGCTGCTGGAGGCGGAGTTTCGCAGCCTTCTGACCCGCTACAGCAAGCCAGTGCCGCCCGTCCTCATCCTGGACGCCATCGGAGGAGACGAGGACATGGAGGTGCAGGAGGACGTGACCCTGGAGCACCTGCCCGAAGCCGTCCTGCAGGACATCATCTGCATCTCTGCCTGGCTGCTGGAGTACGGACGCAACCAAG ACTTCATGAACGTGTATTTCCAGGTCCGGTCCAGTCAGCTGGATCGCTCCATTAAGGGTCTAAAGGAGCATTTCCGTAAGAACAGCGCCAGCTCTGCCATCCACTCGCCCGCCGTTCAGACCAAACGCAAGGAGACGCCCACCAAGAAGCCTCCCAAACGACCAG GCACGATCCGTAAGGCTCAGAATCTGCTCAAACAGTACTCTCAGCATGGCCTGGATGGAAAAAAGGGTTCTAACCTCACTCCTCTAGAAG GTTTCGATCATGACCTGCGAGGGGTTAAGCACCTGTCTGACGACAAGCATGGCGCGGCTGCAG ggaaGGATGACGTGTTGGACATCGAGATCGATTCGTACATCCACTGCATCAGTGCGTTTGTGAAGCTGGCTCAGAGCGAATACGCTTTACTGACCGAGATCATCCCAGAACATCACCAGAAGAAGACCTTCGACTCACTCATCCAG GAAGCGCTGGATAATCTGATGCTGGAGGGTGATAACATCGTCTCTGCGGCGCGGCGAGCCATCATGAGACACGATTACTCCGCTGTGCTGACCATCTTCCCCATCCTGCGCCATCTCAAGCAGACCAAGCCAGACTTTGACGCCACGCTACAG GGAACGGCTGCCAGCACCAAGAACAAGCTCCCAGCTCTCATCACTTCTATGGAGAGCATCGGAGCCAAAGCGCTGGAGGAGTTCGCCGACAGCATTAAG AACGATCCAGATAAAGAGTACAACATGCCGAAAGACGGAACCGTCCACGAGCTCACCAGCAAT GCAATCCTGTTCCTGCAGCAGCTGCTGGACTTCCAGGAAACAGCCGGAGCGATGCTGGCCTCTCAGG AGAGCAGCTCGTCCGCCAGCAGCTACAGTTCAGAGTTCAGCAGGAGACTCCTGAGCACATACAtct ataaAGTCCTGGGTAACCTGCAGCTGAATCTGTCAAACAAAGCTAAAGTGTATGAAGATCCGGCCCTGCGCGCCGTCTTCCTTCACAACAACTACAACTACATCCTCAAATCCCTGGAGAA GTCGGAGCTGATTCAGCTGGTCGCTGTGACACATAAGAAGGTGGAGAGTTCGTACAGAGAGCTGATCGAGCAGGAGATCCAGAATTACCAGCGCAG CTGGCTGAGGGTCACCGAGCATCTGACAGAGAGAAACATCCCAGCATTCCAGCCTGGAACCAAA CTCAAAGACAAGGAGCGACAGATCATCAAGGACAAGTTCAAG ggtttTAATGACGGTCTGGAGGAGCTGTGTAAGATCCAGCAGGGCTGGGCGGTTCCTGATAAAGAGCAGCGGGATGCCATCCGTCAGGCTGAGAAGAGAGTGGTTTCAGAGGCGTACAGAGCCTTCCTTCACCG ATGCGCAAACATCTCCTTCACCAAGAACCCAGAGAAGTACCACCGCTACTCTCCGGAGCAGGTGGAGGACATGATTGACAGGCTCTTTGACACCTCAGCTTAG
- the exoc7 gene encoding exocyst complex component 7 isoform X6, protein MIPTEDASARKREIEDKLQQEQETLSFIRESLEKSDQLTKGMVSILSSFESRLMQLENSIIPVHKQTENLQRLQENVDKTLSCMDHVISYYHVAKDTDKIIREGPAGRLDEYLACIAKIQKAVEYFQDNNPDSPELNTVKARFEKGKELLEAEFRSLLTRYSKPVPPVLILDAIGGDEDMEVQEDVTLEHLPEAVLQDIICISAWLLEYGRNQDFMNVYFQVRSSQLDRSIKGLKEHFRKNSASSAIHSPAVQTKRKETPTKKPPKRPGTIRKAQNLLKQYSQHGLDGKKGSNLTPLEGKDDVLDIEIDSYIHCISAFVKLAQSEYALLTEIIPEHHQKKTFDSLIQEALDNLMLEGDNIVSAARRAIMRHDYSAVLTIFPILRHLKQTKPDFDATLQGTAASTKNKLPALITSMESIGAKALEEFADSIKNDPDKEYNMPKDGTVHELTSNAILFLQQLLDFQETAGAMLASQVLGDTYNIPLDPRESSSSASSYSSEFSRRLLSTYIYKVLGNLQLNLSNKAKVYEDPALRAVFLHNNYNYILKSLEKSELIQLVAVTHKKVESSYRELIEQEIQNYQRSWLRVTEHLTERNIPAFQPGTKLKDKERQIIKDKFKGFNDGLEELCKIQQGWAVPDKEQRDAIRQAEKRVVSEAYRAFLHRCANISFTKNPEKYHRYSPEQVEDMIDRLFDTSA, encoded by the exons ATGATCCCAACCGAAGACGCGTCCGCTCGGAAGCGGGAGATCGAGGACAAACTCCAGCAG GAGCAAGAAACTCTGTCTTTTATTCGTGAAAGCCTGGAGAAGAGTGATCAGCTCACTAAAGGAATG GTGTCCATCCTGTCCTCGTTCGAGAGCCGTCTGATGCAGCTGGAGAACTCCATCATCCCGGTCCATAAGCAGACGGAGAACCTGCAGCGACTGCAGGAGAACGTGGATAAAACCCTCTCCTGCATGGATCACGTCATCAGTTATTATCACGTGGCCAAAGACACCGACAAGATCATCCGGGAAGG GCCTGCAGGTCGTCTGGATGAGTATCTGGCCTGCATCGCAAAGATCCAGAAAGCCGTGGAGTATTTTCAGGACAACAATCCCGACAGTCCCGAGCTCAACACAGTG AAAGCACGCTTCGAGAAGGGGAAGGAGCTGCTGGAGGCGGAGTTTCGCAGCCTTCTGACCCGCTACAGCAAGCCAGTGCCGCCCGTCCTCATCCTGGACGCCATCGGAGGAGACGAGGACATGGAGGTGCAGGAGGACGTGACCCTGGAGCACCTGCCCGAAGCCGTCCTGCAGGACATCATCTGCATCTCTGCCTGGCTGCTGGAGTACGGACGCAACCAAG ACTTCATGAACGTGTATTTCCAGGTCCGGTCCAGTCAGCTGGATCGCTCCATTAAGGGTCTAAAGGAGCATTTCCGTAAGAACAGCGCCAGCTCTGCCATCCACTCGCCCGCCGTTCAGACCAAACGCAAGGAGACGCCCACCAAGAAGCCTCCCAAACGACCAG GCACGATCCGTAAGGCTCAGAATCTGCTCAAACAGTACTCTCAGCATGGCCTGGATGGAAAAAAGGGTTCTAACCTCACTCCTCTAGAAG ggaaGGATGACGTGTTGGACATCGAGATCGATTCGTACATCCACTGCATCAGTGCGTTTGTGAAGCTGGCTCAGAGCGAATACGCTTTACTGACCGAGATCATCCCAGAACATCACCAGAAGAAGACCTTCGACTCACTCATCCAG GAAGCGCTGGATAATCTGATGCTGGAGGGTGATAACATCGTCTCTGCGGCGCGGCGAGCCATCATGAGACACGATTACTCCGCTGTGCTGACCATCTTCCCCATCCTGCGCCATCTCAAGCAGACCAAGCCAGACTTTGACGCCACGCTACAG GGAACGGCTGCCAGCACCAAGAACAAGCTCCCAGCTCTCATCACTTCTATGGAGAGCATCGGAGCCAAAGCGCTGGAGGAGTTCGCCGACAGCATTAAG AACGATCCAGATAAAGAGTACAACATGCCGAAAGACGGAACCGTCCACGAGCTCACCAGCAAT GCAATCCTGTTCCTGCAGCAGCTGCTGGACTTCCAGGAAACAGCCGGAGCGATGCTGGCCTCTCAGG TACTCGGGGACACTTACAATATTCCTTTAGACCCCCGAG AGAGCAGCTCGTCCGCCAGCAGCTACAGTTCAGAGTTCAGCAGGAGACTCCTGAGCACATACAtct ataaAGTCCTGGGTAACCTGCAGCTGAATCTGTCAAACAAAGCTAAAGTGTATGAAGATCCGGCCCTGCGCGCCGTCTTCCTTCACAACAACTACAACTACATCCTCAAATCCCTGGAGAA GTCGGAGCTGATTCAGCTGGTCGCTGTGACACATAAGAAGGTGGAGAGTTCGTACAGAGAGCTGATCGAGCAGGAGATCCAGAATTACCAGCGCAG CTGGCTGAGGGTCACCGAGCATCTGACAGAGAGAAACATCCCAGCATTCCAGCCTGGAACCAAA CTCAAAGACAAGGAGCGACAGATCATCAAGGACAAGTTCAAG ggtttTAATGACGGTCTGGAGGAGCTGTGTAAGATCCAGCAGGGCTGGGCGGTTCCTGATAAAGAGCAGCGGGATGCCATCCGTCAGGCTGAGAAGAGAGTGGTTTCAGAGGCGTACAGAGCCTTCCTTCACCG ATGCGCAAACATCTCCTTCACCAAGAACCCAGAGAAGTACCACCGCTACTCTCCGGAGCAGGTGGAGGACATGATTGACAGGCTCTTTGACACCTCAGCTTAG
- the exoc7 gene encoding exocyst complex component 7 isoform X10: MIPTEDASARKREIEDKLQQEQETLSFIRESLEKSDQLTKGMVSILSSFESRLMQLENSIIPVHKQTENLQRLQENVDKTLSCMDHVISYYHVAKDTDKIIREGPAGRLDEYLACIAKIQKAVEYFQDNNPDSPELNTVKARFEKGKELLEAEFRSLLTRYSKPVPPVLILDAIGGDEDMEVQEDVTLEHLPEAVLQDIICISAWLLEYGRNQDFMNVYFQVRSSQLDRSIKGLKEHFRKNSASSAIHSPAVQTKRKETPTKKPPKRPGTIRKAQNLLKQYSQHGLDGKKGSNLTPLEGKDDVLDIEIDSYIHCISAFVKLAQSEYALLTEIIPEHHQKKTFDSLIQEALDNLMLEGDNIVSAARRAIMRHDYSAVLTIFPILRHLKQTKPDFDATLQGTAASTKNKLPALITSMESIGAKALEEFADSIKNDPDKEYNMPKDGTVHELTSNAILFLQQLLDFQETAGAMLASQESSSSASSYSSEFSRRLLSTYIYKVLGNLQLNLSNKAKVYEDPALRAVFLHNNYNYILKSLEKSELIQLVAVTHKKVESSYRELIEQEIQNYQRSWLRVTEHLTERNIPAFQPGTKLKDKERQIIKDKFKGFNDGLEELCKIQQGWAVPDKEQRDAIRQAEKRVVSEAYRAFLHRCANISFTKNPEKYHRYSPEQVEDMIDRLFDTSA, from the exons ATGATCCCAACCGAAGACGCGTCCGCTCGGAAGCGGGAGATCGAGGACAAACTCCAGCAG GAGCAAGAAACTCTGTCTTTTATTCGTGAAAGCCTGGAGAAGAGTGATCAGCTCACTAAAGGAATG GTGTCCATCCTGTCCTCGTTCGAGAGCCGTCTGATGCAGCTGGAGAACTCCATCATCCCGGTCCATAAGCAGACGGAGAACCTGCAGCGACTGCAGGAGAACGTGGATAAAACCCTCTCCTGCATGGATCACGTCATCAGTTATTATCACGTGGCCAAAGACACCGACAAGATCATCCGGGAAGG GCCTGCAGGTCGTCTGGATGAGTATCTGGCCTGCATCGCAAAGATCCAGAAAGCCGTGGAGTATTTTCAGGACAACAATCCCGACAGTCCCGAGCTCAACACAGTG AAAGCACGCTTCGAGAAGGGGAAGGAGCTGCTGGAGGCGGAGTTTCGCAGCCTTCTGACCCGCTACAGCAAGCCAGTGCCGCCCGTCCTCATCCTGGACGCCATCGGAGGAGACGAGGACATGGAGGTGCAGGAGGACGTGACCCTGGAGCACCTGCCCGAAGCCGTCCTGCAGGACATCATCTGCATCTCTGCCTGGCTGCTGGAGTACGGACGCAACCAAG ACTTCATGAACGTGTATTTCCAGGTCCGGTCCAGTCAGCTGGATCGCTCCATTAAGGGTCTAAAGGAGCATTTCCGTAAGAACAGCGCCAGCTCTGCCATCCACTCGCCCGCCGTTCAGACCAAACGCAAGGAGACGCCCACCAAGAAGCCTCCCAAACGACCAG GCACGATCCGTAAGGCTCAGAATCTGCTCAAACAGTACTCTCAGCATGGCCTGGATGGAAAAAAGGGTTCTAACCTCACTCCTCTAGAAG ggaaGGATGACGTGTTGGACATCGAGATCGATTCGTACATCCACTGCATCAGTGCGTTTGTGAAGCTGGCTCAGAGCGAATACGCTTTACTGACCGAGATCATCCCAGAACATCACCAGAAGAAGACCTTCGACTCACTCATCCAG GAAGCGCTGGATAATCTGATGCTGGAGGGTGATAACATCGTCTCTGCGGCGCGGCGAGCCATCATGAGACACGATTACTCCGCTGTGCTGACCATCTTCCCCATCCTGCGCCATCTCAAGCAGACCAAGCCAGACTTTGACGCCACGCTACAG GGAACGGCTGCCAGCACCAAGAACAAGCTCCCAGCTCTCATCACTTCTATGGAGAGCATCGGAGCCAAAGCGCTGGAGGAGTTCGCCGACAGCATTAAG AACGATCCAGATAAAGAGTACAACATGCCGAAAGACGGAACCGTCCACGAGCTCACCAGCAAT GCAATCCTGTTCCTGCAGCAGCTGCTGGACTTCCAGGAAACAGCCGGAGCGATGCTGGCCTCTCAGG AGAGCAGCTCGTCCGCCAGCAGCTACAGTTCAGAGTTCAGCAGGAGACTCCTGAGCACATACAtct ataaAGTCCTGGGTAACCTGCAGCTGAATCTGTCAAACAAAGCTAAAGTGTATGAAGATCCGGCCCTGCGCGCCGTCTTCCTTCACAACAACTACAACTACATCCTCAAATCCCTGGAGAA GTCGGAGCTGATTCAGCTGGTCGCTGTGACACATAAGAAGGTGGAGAGTTCGTACAGAGAGCTGATCGAGCAGGAGATCCAGAATTACCAGCGCAG CTGGCTGAGGGTCACCGAGCATCTGACAGAGAGAAACATCCCAGCATTCCAGCCTGGAACCAAA CTCAAAGACAAGGAGCGACAGATCATCAAGGACAAGTTCAAG ggtttTAATGACGGTCTGGAGGAGCTGTGTAAGATCCAGCAGGGCTGGGCGGTTCCTGATAAAGAGCAGCGGGATGCCATCCGTCAGGCTGAGAAGAGAGTGGTTTCAGAGGCGTACAGAGCCTTCCTTCACCG ATGCGCAAACATCTCCTTCACCAAGAACCCAGAGAAGTACCACCGCTACTCTCCGGAGCAGGTGGAGGACATGATTGACAGGCTCTTTGACACCTCAGCTTAG
- the exoc7 gene encoding exocyst complex component 7 isoform X3 — MIPTEDASARKREIEDKLQQEQETLSFIRESLEKSDQLTKGMVSILSSFESRLMQLENSIIPVHKQTENLQRLQENVDKTLSCMDHVISYYHVAKDTDKIIREGPAGRLDEYLACIAKIQKAVEYFQDNNPDSPELNTVKARFEKGKELLEAEFRSLLTRYSKPVPPVLILDAIGGDEDMEVQEDVTLEHLPEAVLQDIICISAWLLEYGRNQDFMNVYFQVRSSQLDRSIKGLKEHFRKNSASSAIHSPAVQTKRKETPTKKPPKRPVYIPGTIRKAQNLLKQYSQHGLDGKKGSNLTPLEGFDHDLRGVKHLSDDKHGAAAGKDDVLDIEIDSYIHCISAFVKLAQSEYALLTEIIPEHHQKKTFDSLIQEALDNLMLEGDNIVSAARRAIMRHDYSAVLTIFPILRHLKQTKPDFDATLQGTAASTKNKLPALITSMESIGAKALEEFADSIKNDPDKEYNMPKDGTVHELTSNAILFLQQLLDFQETAGAMLASQESSSSASSYSSEFSRRLLSTYIYKVLGNLQLNLSNKAKVYEDPALRAVFLHNNYNYILKSLEKSELIQLVAVTHKKVESSYRELIEQEIQNYQRSWLRVTEHLTERNIPAFQPGTKLKDKERQIIKDKFKGFNDGLEELCKIQQGWAVPDKEQRDAIRQAEKRVVSEAYRAFLHRCANISFTKNPEKYHRYSPEQVEDMIDRLFDTSA, encoded by the exons ATGATCCCAACCGAAGACGCGTCCGCTCGGAAGCGGGAGATCGAGGACAAACTCCAGCAG GAGCAAGAAACTCTGTCTTTTATTCGTGAAAGCCTGGAGAAGAGTGATCAGCTCACTAAAGGAATG GTGTCCATCCTGTCCTCGTTCGAGAGCCGTCTGATGCAGCTGGAGAACTCCATCATCCCGGTCCATAAGCAGACGGAGAACCTGCAGCGACTGCAGGAGAACGTGGATAAAACCCTCTCCTGCATGGATCACGTCATCAGTTATTATCACGTGGCCAAAGACACCGACAAGATCATCCGGGAAGG GCCTGCAGGTCGTCTGGATGAGTATCTGGCCTGCATCGCAAAGATCCAGAAAGCCGTGGAGTATTTTCAGGACAACAATCCCGACAGTCCCGAGCTCAACACAGTG AAAGCACGCTTCGAGAAGGGGAAGGAGCTGCTGGAGGCGGAGTTTCGCAGCCTTCTGACCCGCTACAGCAAGCCAGTGCCGCCCGTCCTCATCCTGGACGCCATCGGAGGAGACGAGGACATGGAGGTGCAGGAGGACGTGACCCTGGAGCACCTGCCCGAAGCCGTCCTGCAGGACATCATCTGCATCTCTGCCTGGCTGCTGGAGTACGGACGCAACCAAG ACTTCATGAACGTGTATTTCCAGGTCCGGTCCAGTCAGCTGGATCGCTCCATTAAGGGTCTAAAGGAGCATTTCCGTAAGAACAGCGCCAGCTCTGCCATCCACTCGCCCGCCGTTCAGACCAAACGCAAGGAGACGCCCACCAAGAAGCCTCCCAAACGACCAG TCTACATCCCAG GCACGATCCGTAAGGCTCAGAATCTGCTCAAACAGTACTCTCAGCATGGCCTGGATGGAAAAAAGGGTTCTAACCTCACTCCTCTAGAAG GTTTCGATCATGACCTGCGAGGGGTTAAGCACCTGTCTGACGACAAGCATGGCGCGGCTGCAG ggaaGGATGACGTGTTGGACATCGAGATCGATTCGTACATCCACTGCATCAGTGCGTTTGTGAAGCTGGCTCAGAGCGAATACGCTTTACTGACCGAGATCATCCCAGAACATCACCAGAAGAAGACCTTCGACTCACTCATCCAG GAAGCGCTGGATAATCTGATGCTGGAGGGTGATAACATCGTCTCTGCGGCGCGGCGAGCCATCATGAGACACGATTACTCCGCTGTGCTGACCATCTTCCCCATCCTGCGCCATCTCAAGCAGACCAAGCCAGACTTTGACGCCACGCTACAG GGAACGGCTGCCAGCACCAAGAACAAGCTCCCAGCTCTCATCACTTCTATGGAGAGCATCGGAGCCAAAGCGCTGGAGGAGTTCGCCGACAGCATTAAG AACGATCCAGATAAAGAGTACAACATGCCGAAAGACGGAACCGTCCACGAGCTCACCAGCAAT GCAATCCTGTTCCTGCAGCAGCTGCTGGACTTCCAGGAAACAGCCGGAGCGATGCTGGCCTCTCAGG AGAGCAGCTCGTCCGCCAGCAGCTACAGTTCAGAGTTCAGCAGGAGACTCCTGAGCACATACAtct ataaAGTCCTGGGTAACCTGCAGCTGAATCTGTCAAACAAAGCTAAAGTGTATGAAGATCCGGCCCTGCGCGCCGTCTTCCTTCACAACAACTACAACTACATCCTCAAATCCCTGGAGAA GTCGGAGCTGATTCAGCTGGTCGCTGTGACACATAAGAAGGTGGAGAGTTCGTACAGAGAGCTGATCGAGCAGGAGATCCAGAATTACCAGCGCAG CTGGCTGAGGGTCACCGAGCATCTGACAGAGAGAAACATCCCAGCATTCCAGCCTGGAACCAAA CTCAAAGACAAGGAGCGACAGATCATCAAGGACAAGTTCAAG ggtttTAATGACGGTCTGGAGGAGCTGTGTAAGATCCAGCAGGGCTGGGCGGTTCCTGATAAAGAGCAGCGGGATGCCATCCGTCAGGCTGAGAAGAGAGTGGTTTCAGAGGCGTACAGAGCCTTCCTTCACCG ATGCGCAAACATCTCCTTCACCAAGAACCCAGAGAAGTACCACCGCTACTCTCCGGAGCAGGTGGAGGACATGATTGACAGGCTCTTTGACACCTCAGCTTAG
- the exoc7 gene encoding exocyst complex component 7 isoform X5, with amino-acid sequence MIPTEDASARKREIEDKLQQEQETLSFIRESLEKSDQLTKGMVSILSSFESRLMQLENSIIPVHKQTENLQRLQENVDKTLSCMDHVISYYHVAKDTDKIIREGPAGRLDEYLACIAKIQKAVEYFQDNNPDSPELNTVKARFEKGKELLEAEFRSLLTRYSKPVPPVLILDAIGGDEDMEVQEDVTLEHLPEAVLQDIICISAWLLEYGRNQDFMNVYFQVRSSQLDRSIKGLKEHFRKNSASSAIHSPAVQTKRKETPTKKPPKRPVYIPGTIRKAQNLLKQYSQHGLDGKKGSNLTPLEGKDDVLDIEIDSYIHCISAFVKLAQSEYALLTEIIPEHHQKKTFDSLIQEALDNLMLEGDNIVSAARRAIMRHDYSAVLTIFPILRHLKQTKPDFDATLQGTAASTKNKLPALITSMESIGAKALEEFADSIKNDPDKEYNMPKDGTVHELTSNAILFLQQLLDFQETAGAMLASQVLGDTYNIPLDPRESSSSASSYSSEFSRRLLSTYIYKVLGNLQLNLSNKAKVYEDPALRAVFLHNNYNYILKSLEKSELIQLVAVTHKKVESSYRELIEQEIQNYQRSWLRVTEHLTERNIPAFQPGTKLKDKERQIIKDKFKGFNDGLEELCKIQQGWAVPDKEQRDAIRQAEKRVVSEAYRAFLHRCANISFTKNPEKYHRYSPEQVEDMIDRLFDTSA; translated from the exons ATGATCCCAACCGAAGACGCGTCCGCTCGGAAGCGGGAGATCGAGGACAAACTCCAGCAG GAGCAAGAAACTCTGTCTTTTATTCGTGAAAGCCTGGAGAAGAGTGATCAGCTCACTAAAGGAATG GTGTCCATCCTGTCCTCGTTCGAGAGCCGTCTGATGCAGCTGGAGAACTCCATCATCCCGGTCCATAAGCAGACGGAGAACCTGCAGCGACTGCAGGAGAACGTGGATAAAACCCTCTCCTGCATGGATCACGTCATCAGTTATTATCACGTGGCCAAAGACACCGACAAGATCATCCGGGAAGG GCCTGCAGGTCGTCTGGATGAGTATCTGGCCTGCATCGCAAAGATCCAGAAAGCCGTGGAGTATTTTCAGGACAACAATCCCGACAGTCCCGAGCTCAACACAGTG AAAGCACGCTTCGAGAAGGGGAAGGAGCTGCTGGAGGCGGAGTTTCGCAGCCTTCTGACCCGCTACAGCAAGCCAGTGCCGCCCGTCCTCATCCTGGACGCCATCGGAGGAGACGAGGACATGGAGGTGCAGGAGGACGTGACCCTGGAGCACCTGCCCGAAGCCGTCCTGCAGGACATCATCTGCATCTCTGCCTGGCTGCTGGAGTACGGACGCAACCAAG ACTTCATGAACGTGTATTTCCAGGTCCGGTCCAGTCAGCTGGATCGCTCCATTAAGGGTCTAAAGGAGCATTTCCGTAAGAACAGCGCCAGCTCTGCCATCCACTCGCCCGCCGTTCAGACCAAACGCAAGGAGACGCCCACCAAGAAGCCTCCCAAACGACCAG TCTACATCCCAG GCACGATCCGTAAGGCTCAGAATCTGCTCAAACAGTACTCTCAGCATGGCCTGGATGGAAAAAAGGGTTCTAACCTCACTCCTCTAGAAG ggaaGGATGACGTGTTGGACATCGAGATCGATTCGTACATCCACTGCATCAGTGCGTTTGTGAAGCTGGCTCAGAGCGAATACGCTTTACTGACCGAGATCATCCCAGAACATCACCAGAAGAAGACCTTCGACTCACTCATCCAG GAAGCGCTGGATAATCTGATGCTGGAGGGTGATAACATCGTCTCTGCGGCGCGGCGAGCCATCATGAGACACGATTACTCCGCTGTGCTGACCATCTTCCCCATCCTGCGCCATCTCAAGCAGACCAAGCCAGACTTTGACGCCACGCTACAG GGAACGGCTGCCAGCACCAAGAACAAGCTCCCAGCTCTCATCACTTCTATGGAGAGCATCGGAGCCAAAGCGCTGGAGGAGTTCGCCGACAGCATTAAG AACGATCCAGATAAAGAGTACAACATGCCGAAAGACGGAACCGTCCACGAGCTCACCAGCAAT GCAATCCTGTTCCTGCAGCAGCTGCTGGACTTCCAGGAAACAGCCGGAGCGATGCTGGCCTCTCAGG TACTCGGGGACACTTACAATATTCCTTTAGACCCCCGAG AGAGCAGCTCGTCCGCCAGCAGCTACAGTTCAGAGTTCAGCAGGAGACTCCTGAGCACATACAtct ataaAGTCCTGGGTAACCTGCAGCTGAATCTGTCAAACAAAGCTAAAGTGTATGAAGATCCGGCCCTGCGCGCCGTCTTCCTTCACAACAACTACAACTACATCCTCAAATCCCTGGAGAA GTCGGAGCTGATTCAGCTGGTCGCTGTGACACATAAGAAGGTGGAGAGTTCGTACAGAGAGCTGATCGAGCAGGAGATCCAGAATTACCAGCGCAG CTGGCTGAGGGTCACCGAGCATCTGACAGAGAGAAACATCCCAGCATTCCAGCCTGGAACCAAA CTCAAAGACAAGGAGCGACAGATCATCAAGGACAAGTTCAAG ggtttTAATGACGGTCTGGAGGAGCTGTGTAAGATCCAGCAGGGCTGGGCGGTTCCTGATAAAGAGCAGCGGGATGCCATCCGTCAGGCTGAGAAGAGAGTGGTTTCAGAGGCGTACAGAGCCTTCCTTCACCG ATGCGCAAACATCTCCTTCACCAAGAACCCAGAGAAGTACCACCGCTACTCTCCGGAGCAGGTGGAGGACATGATTGACAGGCTCTTTGACACCTCAGCTTAG